In one window of Anaerolineales bacterium DNA:
- a CDS encoding prohibitin family protein, which yields MNIAYVIRALSTVSWLLFVGIVILAVVRAAQGRNMKSAPVMVIATLLFAIVLTTVSAGLVFIRPEQRGVVISALDPQGYKSEALQPGLRWVVPFAESVITYPISSQTYTMSIAPEEGQVQGDDSVAARTSDGQEVLIDASVIFAVDPEQVIDVHIQWQDRYDIDLVRAVSRGVIRDEASQYRVDEIVSAKRQELIQGIEAELSEQLQQNGLILRNFILRNIQFSPEYAASVEQKQIAEQQAQQAAFVVQQRAQEAEQARKVAEGQADANVIAAEGRAEARLIEAEAEAKALKMIADALRDNPDLLTFEYIQKLADQIRVMLVPNDNPFLLPLPSLEEEGAVTVPSTP from the coding sequence ATGAACATCGCATATGTAATTCGCGCTCTATCTACGGTATCCTGGTTGCTTTTTGTGGGAATCGTAATTCTGGCTGTCGTGCGCGCGGCACAAGGACGTAACATGAAATCTGCGCCGGTTATGGTCATCGCTACGCTTCTTTTTGCCATCGTCCTGACAACCGTGTCTGCCGGGCTCGTCTTCATCCGACCCGAACAACGTGGTGTTGTAATCTCGGCGCTTGACCCGCAAGGTTATAAATCTGAAGCGCTTCAACCTGGCTTGCGCTGGGTCGTTCCCTTCGCCGAAAGTGTGATTACGTACCCGATTTCAAGCCAGACCTACACGATGTCCATCGCGCCGGAAGAAGGTCAGGTGCAAGGAGACGACTCGGTTGCCGCCCGTACATCCGACGGCCAGGAAGTACTTATCGATGCTTCTGTGATTTTCGCCGTCGATCCCGAACAGGTTATCGACGTTCACATTCAATGGCAAGACCGGTACGACATCGATTTGGTCCGAGCAGTTTCCCGTGGCGTTATCCGCGACGAAGCCTCACAGTATCGCGTGGACGAGATCGTGAGTGCCAAACGACAGGAATTGATCCAGGGTATCGAAGCAGAATTGTCAGAGCAACTGCAGCAGAATGGGTTGATCCTGCGCAATTTTATCCTGCGTAACATTCAATTTTCACCGGAATACGCTGCCTCAGTAGAACAAAAGCAGATTGCCGAGCAGCAGGCGCAGCAGGCGGCTTTCGTGGTCCAGCAGCGCGCGCAGGAGGCCGAACAAGCCCGTAAGGTAGCCGAAGGACAAGCAGACGCCAATGTGATCGCCGCTGAGGGTCGTGCAGAGGCGCGCCTGATCGAAGCCGAAGCGGAAGCCAAGGCGCTCAAGATGATCGCCGACGCATTGCGCGATAATCCCGACCTGCTCACCTTCGAATACATCCAGAAGCTGGCGGACCAGATCCGCGTGATGCTCGTGCCTAACGACAACCCCTTCTTGCTGCCGCTGCCTTCGCTGGAAGAGGAAGGCGCAGTTACGGTTCCATCGACTCCCTAG
- a CDS encoding YtxH domain-containing protein, whose protein sequence is MRRFMTFLTGAFCGALVGAVTALLLTPSSGDEFRARIQQRKDEFRQEIQDAYETRMAQLEGELNMMRGSSKQREE, encoded by the coding sequence ATGCGACGTTTCATGACCTTTCTCACCGGCGCTTTCTGCGGCGCCCTCGTCGGAGCCGTAACCGCATTACTGCTGACGCCTTCATCCGGTGATGAATTTCGAGCGCGCATACAGCAGCGGAAGGATGAATTTCGTCAAGAGATCCAGGATGCCTATGAAACCCGCATGGCGCAATTGGAAGGCGAGTTGAACATGATGAGGGGAAGCTCGAAACAGCGTGAGGAGTAG
- the trpS gene encoding tryptophan--tRNA ligase: protein MTAKKGRVFSGARPTGRQHLGNYLGAIKNYVALQDEYECIYCIVDLHALTTLETTKSLKSNTYEMALDWLAAGLRPEETIIFIQSHVPEVTELHTILSMVVGLGKLTDLPTFKEKARQQPHNINYGLVGYPILMAADIALYRAEFVPVGIDQAPHLEFTREVVRSFNHRYETNVLIEPQMKSTEVPKVLGTDGVQKMSKSLDNHIELAATPEETTARVMTMVTDPQRKRRSDPGDPDVCNVFTMHKIFSTEADVKEINIECRRAGIGCVDCKKRFAQNLNAHLAPFREKRSGLSENPDQVWNILVDGAARAKRIAAQTMIEVREAVGLP, encoded by the coding sequence TTGACTGCAAAGAAGGGGCGCGTCTTTTCCGGCGCCAGGCCGACCGGGCGCCAACATCTGGGCAACTATCTGGGTGCCATCAAGAACTACGTGGCGCTGCAAGATGAATACGAATGCATTTACTGCATCGTCGACCTGCATGCCTTGACGACACTCGAGACGACCAAATCGCTCAAGTCGAACACCTACGAGATGGCGCTCGATTGGCTCGCCGCAGGACTGCGGCCGGAAGAGACGATCATCTTCATCCAATCCCACGTCCCAGAAGTCACTGAGCTGCACACCATCCTTTCAATGGTCGTTGGGCTCGGGAAATTGACCGATCTGCCTACATTCAAAGAAAAAGCGCGGCAGCAGCCGCACAACATCAACTACGGCCTGGTGGGCTATCCGATTTTGATGGCCGCCGATATTGCGCTCTATAGGGCCGAATTCGTGCCTGTTGGAATCGACCAGGCACCGCACCTCGAATTTACCCGCGAGGTCGTGCGCTCGTTCAATCACCGCTACGAAACAAATGTGCTGATCGAGCCCCAGATGAAAAGCACGGAGGTCCCCAAAGTCCTCGGCACGGATGGCGTGCAGAAGATGAGTAAAAGCCTGGATAATCACATCGAACTGGCCGCTACACCGGAGGAGACCACTGCACGGGTGATGACCATGGTGACCGATCCACAGAGAAAGCGCCGCTCGGATCCAGGTGACCCGGACGTGTGCAACGTCTTCACGATGCACAAAATCTTCTCTACGGAGGCGGACGTCAAAGAGATCAACATCGAGTGCCGCCGGGCAGGCATAGGCTGCGTGGATTGTAAGAAGCGATTCGCCCAGAATCTGAACGCTCATCTCGCCCCCTTCCGGGAAAAACGATCCGGGCTCAGCGAAAATCCCGATCAGGTCTGGAATATATTGGTGGATGGGGCAGCCCGCGCCAAACGAATTGCCGCGCAAACGATGATCGAAGTACGCGAAGCCGTCGGACTGCCCTGA
- the nadB gene encoding L-aspartate oxidase, whose product MTPVRGDVLVIGCGIAGAATALRLAQDRKKKIIVITRAAEPEESNTRYAQGGIVSLGEGDSSDQLVEDILAAGAGLSLPSSARIIAEQGPELVRQLLIEYCGVSFDRTSDGGLAYGQEAAHTCPRILHVGDSTGKAIIRAMVAALNREPNVEIVPAATAVDLITFPHHASDPLTVYGTITCYGAYVFEQTTRSVHRYLAGKTILATGGLGRIFRHTTNPEGARGDGLAMAYRAGARVINAEYVQFHPTTLAVPGGEGFLISEAVRGEGGRLLTPAGDAFMQKYDPEWGDLAPRDVVSRAIHHEMIENGYDHVLLDIHSAMTAKAIRERFPTIHARCLDLGLDITRQPIPVVPAAHYFCGGVWTDEWAHTSVQNLYAVGEVACNGVHGANRLASTSLVDGLVWGVRAAKDIATTGAADNVKPDEVPRWEEAGLEEDADPALIWRDMRTIQHTMWHYVGLVRSTRRLARAMRDLNHLKEDIEVFYRTTRVNDALIGLRHSVQAALIIAAAAQHNRTSRGCHYRDDTKGTAAI is encoded by the coding sequence CCGTTCGCGGCGACGTGCTCGTGATAGGCTGTGGCATCGCCGGCGCAGCGACGGCGCTGCGTCTGGCGCAGGATCGAAAAAAGAAAATCATCGTAATTACTCGCGCCGCCGAGCCCGAAGAGAGCAACACGCGCTACGCGCAGGGAGGCATCGTTTCCCTGGGCGAAGGCGACAGTTCCGATCAATTGGTGGAGGACATCCTTGCTGCGGGTGCAGGATTGAGCCTGCCTTCTTCCGCCCGCATCATCGCAGAACAAGGTCCTGAACTCGTTCGCCAACTGCTGATCGAATACTGCGGCGTGTCTTTTGACCGCACGTCGGATGGTGGATTGGCCTACGGCCAGGAGGCGGCGCACACCTGTCCGCGCATCCTGCACGTTGGGGATTCCACGGGCAAGGCCATCATCCGGGCCATGGTCGCCGCTTTGAATCGAGAACCCAACGTCGAGATCGTGCCTGCGGCGACGGCCGTCGACCTGATCACGTTTCCCCATCATGCCAGCGATCCGCTGACGGTCTACGGAACGATCACGTGCTACGGCGCCTACGTTTTCGAGCAGACGACGCGCAGTGTGCACCGCTACCTGGCGGGAAAGACGATCCTCGCCACGGGAGGCCTGGGGCGTATCTTTCGGCACACTACGAATCCGGAAGGGGCCCGAGGAGACGGGCTGGCGATGGCCTATCGTGCCGGCGCACGGGTCATCAACGCCGAGTATGTGCAGTTCCACCCGACGACGCTCGCCGTTCCTGGAGGTGAGGGATTTCTCATCTCCGAAGCCGTGCGTGGAGAGGGAGGCCGTTTACTCACCCCCGCGGGAGACGCTTTCATGCAGAAATACGATCCGGAGTGGGGGGATCTGGCGCCGCGCGACGTCGTCTCGCGTGCCATCCACCACGAGATGATCGAAAATGGCTATGACCACGTGCTGCTCGATATTCACTCCGCCATGACGGCCAAGGCCATCCGCGAGCGCTTCCCGACGATCCACGCGCGCTGCTTGGATTTGGGCCTGGACATCACCCGCCAGCCCATTCCGGTCGTACCTGCTGCACATTATTTCTGCGGCGGGGTATGGACGGACGAGTGGGCGCACACCAGCGTTCAAAACCTGTATGCCGTGGGCGAAGTGGCCTGCAACGGGGTTCACGGCGCCAATCGCCTGGCGAGCACGTCCCTCGTGGATGGTCTCGTCTGGGGCGTGCGTGCGGCGAAGGACATCGCCACGACCGGCGCAGCGGACAATGTAAAGCCGGACGAAGTTCCACGCTGGGAAGAGGCGGGATTGGAGGAAGATGCCGATCCGGCATTGATCTGGCGTGACATGCGCACCATCCAGCACACCATGTGGCATTACGTGGGCCTGGTGCGTTCCACACGGCGCCTGGCACGCGCCATGCGGGATCTGAACCACTTGAAAGAGGACATCGAGGTTTTCTATCGTACGACACGTGTGAACGACGCTTTGATCGGGCTGCGTCACAGCGTTCAGGCCGCGCTCATCATCGCCGCTGCCGCACAGCACAACCGCACCAGCCGCGGCTGCCATTATCGTGACGACACGAAAGGAACCGCAGCGATTTAG
- the dtd gene encoding D-aminoacyl-tRNA deacylase, whose translation MRAVLQRVRRGRVSIEGETIAEIDRGLVILIGIGHEDSAEDARRLAEKCAALRIFEDDAGKTNLSVQDIEGQAIVISQFTLYADTRKGRRPSFTKAARPETAEPLVEIFAAHLRDYGVPTQTGVFGAHMLVDIENDGPSKIPKQLYSSIFEFRIL comes from the coding sequence ATGCGTGCGGTGCTGCAGCGCGTTCGCCGTGGGCGCGTGTCCATTGAAGGTGAAACCATCGCGGAGATCGACCGGGGGCTGGTCATCCTGATCGGAATCGGCCACGAGGATTCCGCAGAAGACGCCCGTCGGTTGGCGGAAAAATGCGCCGCGCTGCGAATCTTCGAGGACGATGCGGGTAAAACGAACCTTTCCGTTCAGGATATCGAAGGCCAGGCTATCGTGATCTCTCAATTCACGCTGTATGCCGACACACGCAAAGGCCGGAGGCCGAGTTTCACCAAGGCCGCCAGGCCGGAGACGGCAGAACCGCTCGTAGAGATCTTCGCAGCCCACTTACGAGATTATGGAGTTCCAACACAAACCGGTGTTTTTGGGGCGCACATGCTGGTGGACATCGAAAACGACGGGCCGTCTAAGATCCCAAAGCAACTCTATTCATCCATATTCGAATTTAGGATACTTTAG
- the msrP gene encoding protein-methionine-sulfoxide reductase catalytic subunit MsrP, with amino-acid sequence MVKIRPSEITPEHVYLSRRDFLKGAGALASGSLLLAACGGGVATALSSADDAMQPESSASTDELGDPVNSYTDITHFNNFYEFTPDKTTVVDLVGNFRTSPWQVEVGGLVHNPKIYNLDDLTGFEKEERVYRLRCVEGWSMVIPWNGFPLARLLEDVEPMADAKYVRFETLYDPDVMTNQQSPWYVWPYVEGLRIDEAMHDLTLMATGLYGKSLPAQNGAPIRLVVPWKYGFKSIKSIVKIDLVSEQPTSLWMASSPNEYGFYANVNPDVPHPRWSQAKERRIGEISRRDTLLFNGYADEVASLYPDMSPSIFF; translated from the coding sequence ATGGTGAAAATACGTCCCTCAGAGATTACTCCGGAGCACGTTTATCTATCAAGACGCGATTTTCTGAAAGGCGCAGGAGCGCTGGCCTCGGGCTCGCTGCTCCTGGCGGCTTGCGGTGGAGGCGTCGCAACTGCGCTTTCGTCGGCCGATGATGCGATGCAGCCGGAAAGCAGCGCATCAACGGATGAATTGGGCGACCCGGTGAACAGTTACACTGACATCACCCATTTCAACAATTTTTACGAATTTACACCGGACAAGACGACCGTTGTCGATCTCGTTGGCAATTTCCGAACTTCGCCGTGGCAGGTCGAAGTCGGAGGTTTGGTCCATAACCCAAAGATCTACAATCTTGATGATTTGACCGGCTTCGAGAAGGAAGAACGTGTCTATCGTCTGCGATGCGTCGAGGGGTGGTCGATGGTGATACCCTGGAATGGCTTTCCCCTGGCCCGTTTATTGGAGGACGTCGAACCGATGGCGGATGCTAAATACGTACGCTTTGAAACGCTGTATGATCCGGACGTAATGACAAATCAACAAAGTCCCTGGTATGTATGGCCGTACGTCGAAGGATTGCGCATCGATGAGGCCATGCACGATCTGACGCTCATGGCCACCGGGCTGTACGGTAAGAGTCTGCCGGCTCAAAACGGCGCGCCGATCCGGCTGGTCGTGCCCTGGAAATACGGATTTAAAAGCATCAAATCGATCGTCAAGATCGATCTGGTTTCGGAACAGCCGACGTCTCTTTGGATGGCATCTTCGCCAAATGAGTATGGATTTTACGCCAACGTCAACCCCGATGTGCCTCATCCTCGCTGGTCTCAAGCAAAAGAGCGCCGCATCGGAGAAATTAGCCGAAGAGACACCCTGCTCTTCAACGGGTATGCCGATGAGGTCGCTTCCCTCTATCCCGACATGAGCCCATCGATCTTTTTCTGA
- a CDS encoding GH3 auxin-responsive promoter family protein translates to MIASDPRAMLMAQLQPWHDAISDPVGAQQNVLHRLLQDYAKTKYGAEHGALQVDSIETYRQAFPIMTYEEFKPLIDRVMAGEMDLLLAEPPIGWAITRGTTAGESKFIPMTPTDLAMRVAAGRAMMNYVLESGRFDLFQGVNLNLNFPSYVGTVKVGDRELAYGYSSGIYTKFVSEKTPIHSMPTQDEIDALGGGKTIRDWEARFELAYQQCKDENVTLVGGVAPTALRFARYLRKKHKVYPKKLWKTQIMTLGSVPGINTHHKAALTALYGPVAIREIYGATEGTFGQQLDEKKAWVPNYDLFLLEAATRSGIKMLHEMRDGEMGNLVVSTPILPRYAIGDRILCVEKPCYRCIGRDRWWTPLEYAWNEFSTLNMGRL, encoded by the coding sequence ATGATAGCCAGCGATCCGAGGGCCATGCTGATGGCGCAGCTCCAACCTTGGCACGATGCCATTTCCGATCCGGTGGGCGCACAGCAGAACGTATTGCATCGTTTGCTGCAGGATTACGCCAAGACGAAATACGGCGCAGAACACGGCGCCTTACAGGTCGATTCCATCGAAACATACCGCCAGGCGTTTCCCATCATGACCTATGAAGAATTCAAGCCGCTGATCGACCGCGTCATGGCGGGTGAAATGGATCTCTTACTGGCGGAACCGCCCATCGGCTGGGCGATCACTCGCGGCACCACCGCCGGAGAGTCGAAATTCATCCCCATGACCCCGACCGACCTGGCGATGCGGGTCGCCGCCGGCCGCGCTATGATGAACTACGTCTTGGAGAGCGGCCGTTTCGATCTCTTCCAGGGCGTCAATCTCAACTTGAACTTTCCATCCTACGTCGGCACGGTCAAGGTCGGCGATCGGGAGCTGGCCTACGGCTACAGCTCCGGGATATATACCAAATTCGTCTCGGAGAAAACCCCCATCCATTCGATGCCCACACAAGATGAGATCGATGCACTCGGAGGCGGAAAGACGATACGCGACTGGGAAGCGCGTTTCGAGCTGGCCTACCAACAATGCAAGGATGAAAACGTTACTCTCGTGGGTGGAGTCGCGCCGACGGCTTTACGTTTTGCACGCTACCTACGGAAAAAACACAAAGTGTATCCGAAGAAACTGTGGAAAACGCAAATCATGACCCTCGGCAGCGTTCCAGGAATCAACACGCACCACAAGGCGGCATTGACTGCGCTTTACGGACCTGTTGCAATCCGGGAAATATACGGAGCCACCGAGGGAACGTTCGGCCAGCAGCTCGACGAGAAAAAGGCCTGGGTGCCGAATTATGACTTGTTCCTCCTGGAAGCCGCGACACGCTCCGGGATTAAAATGCTGCACGAGATGCGCGACGGCGAGATGGGCAATCTCGTCGTTTCCACCCCCATATTGCCGCGTTATGCAATCGGAGACCGTATCCTTTGTGTGGAAAAACCCTGCTACCGCTGTATCGGCCGCGATCGCTGGTGGACGCCTCTCGAATACGCCTGGAACGAGTTCTCCACATTAAATATGGGTCGATTGTAA
- a CDS encoding sulfoxide reductase heme-binding subunit YedZ → MTRLRRIGIQLVTHAAALTPMGLLIFDWYRNDLTANPIQAATLRTGKTALVLLTITLAITPLNTLFGFKQLIPVRKWFGLYAACYVAVHFFIFIGIDYSFDFGSLKDALFNKRFALVGLASGLLLIPLVITSTRSWQRRLGKNWKRLHRFVYLGAFLATVHYTWLVKSDIRVPLVYMTVVVLLLVLRIPQIRTAGSRFHQMLSRFGVHLRARWSEQVRTNVSETSE, encoded by the coding sequence ATGACAAGATTGCGCCGGATAGGCATCCAACTCGTCACCCATGCAGCAGCCCTGACGCCGATGGGTCTGCTGATTTTTGATTGGTACCGGAATGACCTCACGGCCAACCCCATTCAGGCGGCGACGCTGCGTACGGGCAAAACCGCACTGGTCTTGCTGACGATTACGCTGGCGATTACGCCGTTGAATACCCTTTTTGGCTTCAAGCAATTAATCCCTGTGCGCAAGTGGTTCGGCCTCTATGCGGCCTGTTACGTGGCGGTGCATTTCTTCATTTTCATCGGAATCGACTACAGTTTCGATTTCGGATCGTTGAAGGACGCGCTTTTCAATAAGCGTTTTGCGTTGGTGGGTCTCGCCTCCGGGCTGCTGCTCATACCTTTGGTGATCACCTCGACCCGGAGTTGGCAGCGCAGGCTGGGAAAGAATTGGAAACGCCTGCATCGTTTCGTATATCTCGGGGCGTTCCTTGCGACGGTGCACTACACATGGTTGGTAAAATCGGATATCCGCGTACCACTGGTCTACATGACGGTTGTGGTGCTGCTGCTCGTCCTGCGCATTCCCCAGATACGTACGGCCGGCAGCAGATTTCACCAAATGCTTTCGAGGTTCGGTGTGCATCTGCGGGCACGCTGGAGTGAGCAGGTACGGACGAACGTCTCGGAAACATCGGAATAA
- a CDS encoding response regulator → MQHQCNPVVLVVDDDPVFCAIMHEFLTSDGYKVHLAYDVHQALRLLECCTPDLILSDIMMPELDGICHVRKIRSAPAWSNIPTIIVSAKAMPEDRSQALAAGANAFVSKPFSIKQFRREITKYLPAHSG, encoded by the coding sequence ATGCAGCATCAGTGTAATCCTGTCGTGCTCGTTGTCGATGATGATCCCGTGTTTTGCGCGATCATGCATGAATTCTTGACTTCCGACGGTTATAAGGTCCATCTGGCGTATGACGTTCACCAGGCGTTGCGGCTGCTCGAGTGCTGTACGCCGGATTTGATTCTCTCGGATATTATGATGCCCGAACTCGACGGGATCTGCCACGTGCGCAAGATTCGTTCGGCGCCCGCATGGTCCAATATCCCAACGATTATCGTCAGTGCGAAGGCGATGCCGGAAGATCGAAGCCAGGCTTTGGCAGCTGGGGCTAACGCTTTCGTGAGCAAACCTTTCTCGATCAAACAGTTCCGCAGGGAGATCACCAAATACCTCCCTGCACATTCCGGGTGA